One Fuerstiella marisgermanici DNA window includes the following coding sequences:
- a CDS encoding DUF6876 family protein, translating to MSDQSQQQLAHELKTNLPHFTGDCERFRHALNRHVIYTPGVQYLAQTAGAWWLVDAIASHIGSAAFQRAVRTDPRIQDLHFWRLDVSDDDSALLTARADSDLPAFITQQIPFTDFPLPAIDIWVGYDGQYFTVYLPSEH from the coding sequence ATGTCTGATCAATCTCAACAACAACTTGCACATGAACTGAAGACGAACCTGCCACACTTCACCGGCGACTGCGAACGATTTCGGCACGCCCTCAATCGACACGTGATCTATACGCCCGGTGTGCAGTACCTGGCTCAAACGGCGGGGGCCTGGTGGCTTGTCGACGCGATTGCCAGTCACATTGGCTCTGCTGCGTTTCAACGAGCCGTACGGACGGATCCACGCATTCAGGATCTGCACTTCTGGCGGCTGGATGTCAGCGACGATGATTCGGCCCTTCTCACGGCACGGGCGGATTCTGATCTGCCGGCGTTCATCACTCAGCAGATTCCGTTCACGGACTTTCCGCTACCGGCGATCGATATCTGGGTCGGATATGACGGGCAGTATTTCACCGTGTATCTGCCGAGTGAGCATTGA
- a CDS encoding ArdC family protein: MTTTKSSARRSRNTERTDVYTRVTDRIIEQLSQGVKPWLKPWNAEHAAGRITRPLRHNGEPYHGINILMLWDSAETQGFSCPLWLTYKQAQQLGGHVKKGEKSSPVVYASSFQKAEENDDGQEVQRDVHFLKEYRVFNAEQCDGLPERFSETVQPSNNDIERIAAAEQFVRHTGADVREGGNSACYVNGADFIRMPRLETFRDAESHAATLTHELVHWTKAPSRLDRDFGRKTFGDEGYSREELVAELGSAFLCADLNVTPEVRDDHASYIDHWLQILKGDKRAIFSAASFASKAVDYLHSLQRQDASAVDA, from the coding sequence ATGACCACGACCAAATCTTCAGCACGACGCAGCCGCAACACCGAACGCACGGACGTTTATACGCGGGTGACGGATCGCATCATCGAACAGCTTTCGCAGGGTGTGAAACCCTGGCTTAAGCCGTGGAATGCGGAGCACGCGGCGGGACGCATTACGCGACCGCTGCGGCATAACGGGGAGCCGTATCACGGCATCAATATCCTGATGCTGTGGGACTCGGCCGAGACGCAGGGCTTCAGTTGTCCGCTGTGGCTGACTTACAAGCAGGCTCAGCAACTGGGCGGGCATGTGAAGAAGGGCGAGAAGAGTTCGCCGGTGGTGTATGCCTCCAGCTTTCAGAAGGCTGAAGAGAACGACGACGGGCAGGAGGTTCAGCGGGACGTTCACTTTCTGAAGGAATACCGCGTCTTCAATGCGGAACAGTGTGACGGGTTGCCGGAACGGTTTTCGGAAACCGTGCAGCCATCGAATAACGACATCGAACGTATCGCTGCCGCCGAGCAGTTTGTTCGCCACACCGGAGCCGATGTTCGCGAAGGTGGGAACTCAGCCTGCTATGTCAACGGGGCGGACTTTATCCGGATGCCACGGCTGGAAACGTTTCGTGATGCGGAAAGTCACGCGGCCACTCTGACGCATGAGCTTGTTCACTGGACAAAAGCTCCATCGCGGCTGGATCGGGACTTTGGGCGGAAGACGTTTGGCGACGAAGGCTACAGCCGTGAAGAGCTTGTGGCGGAACTGGGATCGGCCTTTCTGTGTGCGGATCTGAACGTCACACCGGAAGTGCGGGACGACCACGCCAGCTACATCGATCACTGGCTGCAGATCCTCAAGGGCGACAAGCGGGCCATCTTCTCGGCGGCCAGCTTTGCGTCCAAGGCCGTGGACTATCTGCACAGCCTGCAGCGGCAGGACGCTTCCGCAGTTGATGCCTGA